CGCGGCGCGCTGGATGCAGAGCCCGGCACCGTCGCCACCGCCGATTTCGAACCCTACGCCCCCAGTGCCGGAGTGCCGGCGGCCTTCCTTGCAACGCCGATCTTCGACGAACGCGGCACGCGGGTCGGTGTCATGGCGGTGCAGTTGTCGGTGGAGGCGCTGTCGGCCAATCTGGCGGCGGCTTCGATCCTCGGCAAGAAGGGCGACATGTACCTTGTGGGCGATGACGGGCGGGCGCGCACCCGCTCTCGCTTCGACGGGCGGTTTGCGGAATTCGACAGCCTTTCGGACGTGTCCTATATCGCTGATCTGCGGCGCGGGATCACAGGGCCGCAGTTCGGTGTGGCGGGCGTCACCGGGGCGAAAAGCATCGTCCACACCCAGCCCATCGACTTCGACTGGGGCAAGTGGACGCTTGCCCTTGAACTGGACCAGAAGGAACATCTGGCGGGCCTGATGGCGTTCCGCAACGGTGTGATGGTCTTCGTCGGTATCGGCCTCGTGCTGGGCATGGGGCTGGGCATGTCGTCGTCGCGCAGCATCACCGGGCCGCTGGCCAGTGTCATCGCCTCGATCGAGGAGGTGGCGAAGGGCAACTATCACGCCGATATCGAGGTCGCCGACCGGTTGGATGAAATCGGCCTTCTGGGCCGCTGCATACAGGATTTCCGCGACAAGCTGGCCGCCGCCGAGGAGGGCGAGGCCAAGCGCGAGCGGGACCGGAATGCGCAGGAAATGGTGACGTCGAAACTGGGCGACGCGATGAAGGGGCTGGCCGAGGGCGACCTGACCGTCACGCTGGAAGACAAGTTCCCCTATGGGTTCGAGCCGATCCGGGAAAACTACAACCGGACGATCACGACCGTGCGCGACATGCTGTTGGCGGTCGTCGAGAACGCTACCGAAATTCATGTCCGGGCCGAGGAAATCTCCTCCTCCTCCGACGACCTGTCCCACCGGACCGAGAACCAGGCCGCGACGCTGGAGGAAACCACCGCGGCGCTGGACGAGTTGACCGGATCGGTGAAATCGGCCGCCGAAAATGCGGATGGCGTGGAAAAGGTGGTTCAGCAGGCCCGGCGCGAGGCCGAGGACAGCGGCCGCGTCGTGACCGAGGCCGTGGGCGCGATGGCCGAGATCCAGCAATCCTCCGAAGAGATTTCCCGCGTCACCGGCGTGATCGACGACATCGCCTTCCAGACCAACCTTCTGGCGCTGAATGCCGGGGTGGAGGCCGCGCGCGCAGGCGAGGCCGGCCGAGGCTTTGCCGTCGTGGCATCGGAAGTGCGGTCGCTGGCCCAGCATTCGTCGGACGCGGCCAAGGAGATCAAGCAGTTCATCGACAAAAGCTCGGACCATGTCGAAAAGGGCGTCGACCTTGTCAACCGGGCGGGCGCGGCGCTGCAACATATCGTGGAACGTGTCGCCAACATCTCTGACCTTGTCAGCGAGATCGCTTCGGGCGCGCGGGACCAGTCGATCGGGATCGGCGAGATCAACACAGGCATGACCCAGCTTGACCAGGTCACCCAGCAAAACGCCGCCATGGTCGAGGAAGCCACCGCCGCCAGCCTGACGCTGAAGCAGGAAGTGGAAAGCCTGCGCAATCAGGTCGCCCGGTTCCGGCTCAGCAAGTCGGACGCGGCCTTCGTGCCCAGCCGCGCCACGGCTGCGCCGGTCGCCCCCAAGGCCGCCCCGGCCGCGCCGAAGGCTGCGCCGATGGCCGAGGAGGTCGCACCGCGCCGGGTTGCCGCGGGCGGTGGCGGCGCGGCGCTGGCGGTTTCCGACCCGGCCGGGTGGCAGGATTTCTGATCCTGCCGGCCCTCGGGTCTCAGGCCGCGAAGGCGTCTCGCGGATAGCCCTGAAGATAAAGAAGCGCGGTCAGGTCTCCGTGGTTGATCCGGATATCGCACTGAGCCGCGACCGAGGGCTTGGCGTGCAGCGCCACCCCGGCCCCGGCCAGCCCCAACATGCCAAGATCGTTCGCCCCGTCGCCCACGGCCATCACCTGCGCCATCGTCAGCCCGCGCTCGCCCGCGACGCGCTGCAAGGCCTCGACCTTCGCCTCGCGGCCGAGGATCGGTTCGGACACCTTTCCCGTCAGCTTGCCGTCTGCCACCAACAGCGTGTTGGCCTGATGGGCGTCAAAGCCGAGCGTTTCCGCCACCCGTGCCGCGAAATTCGTGAACCCGCCTGAGACCAGCAGGCAATAGCCGCCGTTGGCCTTCATCGTCGCGATCAGGGCGCGACCGCCGGGCATGAAGGTGATGCGGTTGTCCAGCACCTTGTCGATCACCGCGGCATCCAGCCCTTCCAACAGACCCACGCGTTCGCGCAGGGCGCCCTCGAACCCCAACTCCCCATTCATCGCGCGCGCGGTGATGTCGGCCACGCGGGGGCCGACCCCGGCCTCGTCGGCCAGTTCGTCGATGCATTCCTGCTGAATCATGGTGGAATCCATGTCGGCGATCAGCATCGCCTTGCGCCGCCCCTCGGCCGGTTGCGCGACAAGATCGACGCCAAGGGCCTGCATGTCCTCCCAGACCTGCCAGAAATTGCCCGGCACGGTTTCGACCTCGAATTCGGCGACCTCGTCGGGGGCCAGCCAAAGCGCGGTGCCCCCGCCCCACGCGTTGCGCAGCGATTCGACCAGCGAAGGCTCCACCCGGCCGGGCGGCGCGATAAGGGAAACAACGTGCATCTTGGGGGCTCTCCTGCCGGATGGTGCGGACGCGATGCCTTTAACCACGGGCCGGAACGAAGGGCCAGAGCCGGGACCAGTGCCGTTCAACGAAAACGCCGCGATGCAGGCAAAGGCATCGCGACGCACTCAGGTGTCGTGCAGCACTCAGCGGCGACGGCGCAGCAGCATCAGGCCGCCCATGCCGACGACCATCAGGGGCAGCGTCGTGGGCAGGGGCACGGGGTTGGGTTGAACCGCCGTCACATCGACCACGCTCATGTAGGCGCGCGCATCCGACAGGAAGGTGGAGTCGAAGAGATCGGCATAATCCGCGAACCCTTCTGCCCCCGCTTCCAGTGCGACCGACAGCGTTTCCGCCCCGGCAATGGTGCGCTGGAACTGGACGCTGCCGGTGGCCCCCGGCACGCTGTCCGTGTCATAGGTGACGTCGGCCTCGGTGCCGCCGGCATCGGGGGCAAAGCTGTCGGCGTCGCCGGTGCCGGAGGACACCACGAACCCGGCCGAGGCAAAGCCGTTGCCGGCGACGTCGAAATCGACCAGCCAGCGCGCCTGATACGTCACGACGATGGCCGCCGGGCCGTTATTGGTGATCGACAGCACGCTTGTCGTGGCGGCCGATGCAAAGGCGAAATCGCCGAAGGTGGCGTCGCCCTCGGCGAAGTTCCACGCCTCGAAGATGTCGGGCTCTCCGACGATGTCCGCCAGATCGCCGCTGTCGAGCACCGAGGGGCTCAGCGCCGCCGGGTCGGCGACGGCAAAGGCAAAGGCATCGCCCAGAGAGTCGGTCGTTTCGTCGAAAACCGAGCCCGAAATCGCGTAGGTCGCATCGATGCCGCTGGCTGCGGCGGCCACCGGCAGGGCGGCCAAAAGGGCCACCGCGGCGCCGCGTGTGAGTGCGTTCTTCATTCGCTTGTCCTTTCCAATAGTCAACATGAGAGACAGGTGGCCCGGGTCTCAGGCCATCAGCTCGAACTCGTCCACAAAGGTAATCTGATCGAGATCGCTCACGCCGTGAATGACGATCCGGTCGCCGTCGCCATCCATGGTCAGGTAGACCCCGCTGGAGCCGACCCGCACAAGGGTCTCGTCGAAGGTCCCGCCGTCAAGGAAGATGGCATCCTCGCCCGGCGTGTAATCGAGGATCTGGGCGATCCCGCGGGTGCCGTCGGTGAAGACCGTGGCATCGAAGATGAAGACGTCCGCGTCGTCATAGCCGGTGGCGTATTCGCTGCGCATCTGGTCGCCGAAGCTGATATGATCGACCCCATCGGTGCCCTTCAGGCGGTCGCGGCTGCCCTCGCCGATGATGATGTTCGCCTGCGGTGCGTCGCTTTCGAGGTTCAGCCCCACCAGCACCGGATCGTGATCGGAACTGCGCGCGCCAGAATCTCCGTCGAAGAAGGCCGCATCCTCGTAGTCGAGATTGTAGTCGAGGAAGACCGGCTCATCGCCGTTGATGTGCCATTCCGCGGCCCCGGTGACCTGGCTTGCCAGCGTCTCGCTGGAGAAGGCGTGGTCGAGCGCGCCCTGTTCCCCGTAATAGGTATAGCCATAGTCATCGGCCCCGCCGCCGACCTCGTGGGTGTAGCCCGCATCCACCAGCGCGTCGATGGGCGCCTCTTGTCCGTAGGAGTTCAGGTCGCCAAGGATCAGCACATCGCTGTCGCCGGTGCCGGTCGGGTCGCTCTCCATCCACGCGGCCACTTCGTTCGCGGCATCGGTGCGCGCGGCATTCCAGAAGCCCTGCCCGTCGCCCTGATCGTAGTTGCCATCGGCGATCAGCGCGTCGATATCGGCCTGGGTGATCAACGTGCCGCCGCCGTCGACATAGGCCTGCGCATCCAGCACGACGTCTTCGAGGTTGGAGTCGCCCTTGGACTTGAAGTGGTTGCTGACCACCGTGAAAACCGCCCCGTCCGCGGTTTCAAAGCTGGCCGCGACGGAGGGGCGGTTGCGCTGGTAATCGCCCAGCTTGTCGTCATCGGAGGCCACCTGGTTCAGGACCTCGGCCAGGGCATAGGTTGTCTGGGCCGAGGCTTCCTCGAACACGAGCACATCGTTGCCGATCTCGGTCACCGCGTCGTTGCGGTAGATCATGCCGGTGGTGATGGCGTCGGTGCCGATCAGGCCCTGCGCATCGCCCGAGGCAAGGGTGAAATCGACAAAGCTCCACACCGCGTCGCCCTCGGCGGTATTGAGGGCCGCGACGAGCGTGGCGATGGCCGAGTCCGTGCCGAAGCCGCCGTTTTCAAGCTCCTGAAGCGCGACCACCTCGGCCTCCAGCTCAAGGATGCCGGTGACCAGCTTTTCAAGCTGACGGTCGACCTCTGCCGTGCTGTCGGCGCCGCGCGGGTCGTGCCCGCCAAGCGTCGTGTTGCCGTTTTCGTCGATCGTGGTGAAGAAGTTCAGAACGTTGAAGGACGCCACCTGCAGCGTGCCGCCGACATCGGGCAGGTCGGGGCGGTCGTTGGTGCCCTCGACCGGGGTCAGCGCGCCGCCATCGGGCCCGTCGAAATCGTACTGCACGCGCCAGTCGCCATAGGCGTAATCCAGCGCGCCGGTGATGCTTTCGAATTCGGCACCGATGCGCAGGGTCGGGCCCGCGGCGTCCTCGATGTCATAGGCCCCGTCGACCAGGCCGGTTTCGTCGCCATCGTCGATCAGGACCTTCACGTCGCGGTTCTGAACGTTGGACCCGTCATCGATGGTGATCCGCTCGTCCGCGTTGCGGGCGGCCAGGTCGGCGACGGCATCGGGGTCGGTCTGCGGGTCGATGACCTGCGTGGGGTTCATGTTGACCTCTTGGGCCACCTCGATCTCGCCATAGCGGCCAAGGCCATAGTTCTCGGTCACCGAGATCGTGCCGGTCAGCGGGTCGCTGGCGTCCTCGACAACCGCGACATACATGCCCTCGAAGACTTCCATCTCGGCATCGGTGAAGGTCGGGTCGACAAAGGCCGCGGTGATCGACGTGGCGTCGTTGCCGGTATCGGTGACATAGGTCGCGCTGATCTCGGTATTGCCGTAGTCCTCGATCATCGTGCCGGTCACGGTCACGATGTCATAGACCTGCGGCAACAGGGCGCCGCTCCACCGCACGAAGACACCGTCAGAGGTCGTGTCGTCCCCGTCGCCGGTCTGGTCGGTGCCGTCCTGATCGGCGTAGGCGCCGTCCTGGATGAAGAAACCGCCGATCTCGTCGTCCGCCATGAAGACGGCGGTGACGACCCCGCGGATGGTGAATTCTTCGCCCGTGTCCTCGAACGGCGAGGAGAAGCCAGAGCCCTGAAGCGTGCCGATGGCGGTCACCTCAGGCTCCGGCGCGGTGGCAAAGCCCGGCGTGCCAAGGTCGCCGTCGCCGTAAGGCACGGTCGAGACGGCCCAGTTGGCGCCGATGGCATTGTCGATTTCGGGGTCGATCAGGAACATCGACGCGCCGGTCGGATCGGGGAATTCCGGCCCGCCATCATATTCGACGCGATCGATTTCGGTGCCCGCCGCATCGGTGATGACGATCTCGTCGTCGCCATTGGCCAGGAAGAAGCCCGAATAGACATAGTCGACGTCGACGCCGCCATTGGTCGCCGTGTCGCCGTTGATCCCGAAGACAAGGTAATCGCCCACCTCGACGACCAGCGACCCGCTTACCGTGAAGCTGTCGGCCCCGTTGTCCGAGAAGACATAGCCGTCGAGATCGACCGCCGCCGATCCGGCGTTGAAGATTTCGAACCATTCGCCGGCGGTATCGCTGACGGCGCTGGGGTTCTGCATGATCTCGGTGATCACCAGGTTGGCAACCGTCGCTTGCAGGGTCGGGTTAATATTGCCGAGGCTGTCGACGATGGCGGTCGGGTCGGTGTCGAACGCCGACGGGTCGATTGTGTCACCGGCGGCGTCGAAGACCACTGTGTCGCCGGGCGCGTTCACCGCGTACCAGTCGCCGCGAGAGGCGTCGCGGAACACCAGTTGCGGCTCTGCCCCGGTATAGGCGATGGCGGTGCCGTCAAGGGCGGTATCGTCGGCATAGTTGACATCCGCGTCGGTCACGCTGTCGGAAATGCCGACCGCATCCAGAATGGTGCCGAAGGCGGACAGGTCATCCACCGTGCCGTCATCATCGGTGTCGATGTCTGTGCGGCCGGTCTGACCGGTGAAGCTATCGGTCAGGATGTAGGTGAAGGACGGGTTTTCAAGGTCGGCGACATCGACGGTGGCAAGCCCGTTGGCGTCGAACGTGCCGGTAACGTTCTCGGCGCGGTCGACCAGACCGTTGATCCCGTCATTCTCGACCGAGACAAGCCACAGGTCGAAACTGGCCCCGGCCTCGCCCGACAACTCGACCGTTTGTGTCGACGGGTCGGAGCCGGCGGGGTTGGGGTGGAATTCCGAAAACAGCGCGGCCAGCGGTTGGTTGTCGCCGAGGGTCGGGTTGATCGCGCCGAAGCTGTCGACAATGGCGGTCGGGTCGGTGTTGAATTCCGCCGGGTCGATGGTGTCACCGGCGGCGTCGAAGACCACGGTGTCGCCGGGCGCGTTCACCGCGTACCAGTCGCCGCGAGAGGCGTCGCGGAAGACCAGTTGCGGCTCGGCCCCGGTATAGGCGATGGCGGTGCCGTCAAGGGCGGTATCGTCGGCATAGTTCACGTCCGCATCGGCCACGCTGTCGCAAATGCCGACCGCATCCAGAATGGAGCCGAAGGCGGACAGGTCATCCACCGTGCCGTCATCATCGGTGTCGATGTCGGTGCGGCCGGTCTGGCCGGTGAAGCTATCGGTCAGGATGTAGGTGAAGGACGGGTTTTCAAGGTCGGCGACATCGACGGTGGCAAGCCCGTTGGAGTCGAACGTGCCGGTGACGTTCTCGGCCCGGTCCACCAGACCGTTGATCCCGTCATTCTCGACCGAGACAAGCCACAGGTCGAAACCGGCCCCGGCCTCGCCCGACAGCTCGACCGTTTGCGTCGACGGGTCGGAACCGGCGGGGTTGGGGTGGAATTCCGAAATCAGCGCGGCGAGCGTGTCCGTCGCCTCTGGCGCCGGGATGTCGAGAAACAGATCGCTGAACCACGCAATGCCGTCATCCACGCTGGGGGCGGCCGTATCGCCAAGCGTAAGCGTCAGCAGGGACGTGAACGACGGGGCCGCGGGCGCATCGGTCGATGCAAGGGCCAGCGCGGCAACGCTCGTGTCGCTTTCGGCCCCGTCAGCGTCTGCGGGCGCGGTCTCTTCGGTGTCGGTGCCGGCCGACAGGCTTTCGACGGCCAAGGGTGCAACCGGCGTGCCGGCCACCGCGCCGGTCTCATCGGACACGACGTCGCCGAAGGTCAGGCCCAGGGCGTTGCCGGGCAGGGCCGCGCCGGTGAAAAGGGTCTTTTCAATGCTCATTGCGATGTACTCCTGTTCTTGGAAACCGATGTTGGACAGTGTCCGGATGCGTTCTGGTGGCGGCCCTGTCCGCTAGTTCATGCGCGGCAGGGGGAGATGTCTTTGGGGCGATTGTCTCGAAAGGTTCGGGCGCAAACGGGGGATGGCGGCGGGCAAGGCCCCCGTGCGCCGATCGTCAACGGCGGGGCGGATCGCGGTGCGCGCTGTGCCACCCGGCACGGTGCCCCTGCACCATGTCTGCGTCACGAAGCGGGATTGTCGGGAAAGTCGGTCATGCATGCGGTCGGGGCGGGCGGCCCGCTGCCCGCACAAACACAGCAACGACGCGCCCAAACGGTCCGCGATCCGCAGGTCCACGTTCCCAGCCCCCATTTACCCTGACCCCATGGTTAAGGTCGCATTGTTACAGTTCGACGACAGTTGCCTGTCGCGCCCTGGAATATCAGGCGCGGGATGTCGCCCGGCCCCCGCCCCGTCCGGTCAGACGCTGTCGTCTTCCAGCGGATGGCGCCAGCGCAGTGTCGGCTCGAACCCGCGGCGGCGAGAGGCCTCGATCAGCGGGTCCCAGATCAAGGGCACGTTGGCCCCGGCCTGAAGGGGCACATCGGTGCCGATCAGTTCCGCCGCCCGGCGCAAGCGGGCAGCCCCTGCCGCGTCGCTGCCGGTCAGCCACAGATCGGCGGTGACATTGGCGCAGTTGTTGCGCTCTGCCCGGGCGACGAAGGTGCGGTAGGGGGCGATCAGCAACGTGCCCTCTGGCACGCTGTCGAGAATGTGCTGCTCCATCTGCGCCAGAAGGGCATCGTCGCGGATCGGACGGAAGAAGTAGAGCACGTCGAAATTGTGATAGCCGTCCCATGTCAGCGCATCGCCCGGGATCGCCCGGCAGCGGTCATGGGGCAGCCCGCGAAACAGCTTGGCGGCCAGTTTCGCATAGCCGGGGTCGTATTCCAGCCCGGCGCAGCGGTCGAAATAGGGCGCGGCCGAGATCACCTTCAGCCCCGCGCCGCAGCCGACATCCAGAAACTGCGTCGGCTGACCGGGTTTGAGCACGCACATGCAGCGGCGTGCGGCATGCACCAGCCGCAGAAAGCGGCTTTGCGGCAGGGGGATATCGCGATGGCAGCCATGGGCCCGCGCGTCCTCGTCCTGCTCAAGCGGGTTGAGCAGGGTATGCAGGTCGGCAAACAGCACGTCGCCGACGGTTTCGCGGGTGATCACGGTGCCGGGCAGTTTCTCATAGGTTTCGATCAGCGGCAGCCGGCGCTGCTTGACCTGCGGGCGCAGCATGCTTTCCACATGCGTCCACTTGTTGAGATCCAGCCGCAATTGGTTGATCGGCATGGCCAGCGCCGCCCAGGCCCGGTGCATGGCCGCCTGCGCCTCGGGGATGTTGCCCGCCGCGGCAAGGTCGGCGCTGCGCATCCGGCCGCTTTCGCCTATCAGCCGGTGGCCGGCATGGACGACGTGGTTGGTCTCCAGAAGGATATGGTTCAGGCGCGACCGGTCGGGGATACGTGCTGGCGCCAGAAGGGCCGTCATCTCGGTGACATTGGTCGAAAGCGCGTTGCGGACGCGGTCCATGCGTTCGCGCATCTCGGCCGCCCCGGCCGTGCCTTGCTCAGGCGGCATCACTCCAGCCCCGATCATGCAACTCCCCCGTTCTGGTGGTCGGTCCGGCCCGCATGACGACCCGGCCCCCTGATGGGAGGGCGAACGGTCCTCTTGTGTCAATCGTAAATTTCTATTAACGGAAAAGGTTTTTCCTGTTCGTGCTAGACGCGGGCAAAGCGTAATCCTAAGGTAATTTCAGGGAAGGGATTCGACCTCAGGTTTGCAGAATGTCCATTGTTGACAACCTCAAAGCGTTTTCTGAGAACGCACCTAGCGGTGCCGATCCGGAATACGATCAGGATTTTCAGGCGCTGGAACGGGCGGCCAAGCCCGGCGAGGAAAAGCAGGCGGGGACCGAAATCCTTGCCGCCGAAGACCCCGATTTCCGCGATGTTGCCAAGCGGGCCGAGGAGATCCTCGGCCGCTGTCACGACCTGCGCGTGGCGGTCTATTTCACCCATGCCGCCGGGATGACCCGGGGCTTTCCGGGGCTGGCGGAGGGGACGTCTTACATCCGCGGCGTGCTGGAACAGTTCTGGGACACATGCCACCCCGAACTCGACCCCGACGATCCCGACGACATGGCGCTGTTCCGGGTGAACACGCTGCGCGGGCTGGTCGTCGGCGAAACGGTGATGCGCGCGGTGCGCGAGGCGCCGATGACCCTGTCGAATGCCTTTGGCCGTGTCACCCTGCGCGATATCGAGGTCGCCGATGGGGAGCGCGAGGCGCCCGAGGGCGTGGACCTGATCACCGACCCGGCCGCGATTTCAGCGGCCTTTCAGGACACCGATGCCGATGAACTGTCGGCCATCGCAGCCGCCGCCCGGCAGGCGCTGGAAGATGTGCGCGCGATCGAGGCGGTCTTTGACGAGAAGGTGCCGGGGCAGGGGCCCGACCTCTCGCCGCTGGCCAAGCTGATCTACAAGGCGGTGCACCGTCTGAACGAGGCAACGGGGGGAGATCCAGCCGATATGCCCGAACCGGAGGAGGGAGGGGATGCCGCGCCGGCCGCTGCAAATGCGCCCGCGGCCATTCCCGGCACCATCAACTCGCCCGCGGATGTTCAGAAGGCGCTGGACCGTATTCTCGACTATTACCGCCGGCACGAACCGTCCAGCCCGCTGCCGATCCTGCTGGAACGGGCCAAGCGTCTGGTCGGGGCCGATTTCATCACCATCATGAAGGATCTGGCGCCGCGCGGCGTCGAGAACGTCTACCTCATCGGGGGTATCGAGGACGAATAATCGTCGGGGTGGCTGCAAGCAGCCGTCTGGAAACCCGGGCAATCAGTGGAGAAAACGATGGGAAGCTCACAGAAATTCATCGCGCGCAACCGCGCGCCTAGGGTCCAGATCGAATACGACGTGGAGCTTTACGGCGCCGAGAAGAAGGTTCAGCTGCCCTTTGTGATGGGTGTGATGGCCGATCTGGCCGGAAGTTCGGAAGTGCCGCAGCCCGGCATCGCCGACCGCAAGTTCCTTGAGATCGACGTCGACAACTTCGACGACCGGATGAAGGCGATGAAGCCGCGGGCCAATTTCACCGTGCCGAACACGCTGACCGGCGAGGGCAACCTGGCCGTGGACATCACCTTCGAAAGCATGGACGATTTTTCCCCCGCCGCCATCGCCCGCAAGGTGGAGCCGCTGCGAGAGTTGCTGGAGGCGCGGGAGTCGCTGTCGAACCTCATGTCCTACATGGACGGCAAGCCGGGCGCCGAGGATTTGCTGACGCAGGCCATCAACAACCCCGAACTTCTGAAATCGCTGGCCGCCGCGGCCAAGCCGGACGAGACCGCGAGCGAGGAGTGATCGCATGGCCGAAGAAGCAACCGAAGCCCAAGGCGCCGCCGCCGCGGAACAACTGACGGAATCCGATTTTTCCGCACTGCTGCAAAAGGAATTCCGCCCGCGCACCGACTCCGCCCAGACCGCGATCGAAGGCGCGGTGAAGACGCTGGCGGCGCAGGCGCTGGAAAACGCCGCGCTGATCTCCGACGACTCGCTGAAATCGATCGAAAGCATGATTGCCGAGATCGACCGCAAGCTGAGCGAGCAGATGTCGGCGGTGCTGCACGCCGAGGAATTCCAGAAGATCGAAAGCGCGTGGCGCGGGCTGCATTATCTCGTCAACAACACCGAAACCGACGAGATGCTGAAGATCCGGGTGATGAATATCTCCAAGAAGGATCTTCACAAGACCCTGAAAAAGTTCAAGGGCGCGGCCTGGGACC
The genomic region above belongs to Rhodovulum sp. P5 and contains:
- a CDS encoding class I SAM-dependent methyltransferase, encoding MIGAGVMPPEQGTAGAAEMRERMDRVRNALSTNVTEMTALLAPARIPDRSRLNHILLETNHVVHAGHRLIGESGRMRSADLAAAGNIPEAQAAMHRAWAALAMPINQLRLDLNKWTHVESMLRPQVKQRRLPLIETYEKLPGTVITRETVGDVLFADLHTLLNPLEQDEDARAHGCHRDIPLPQSRFLRLVHAARRCMCVLKPGQPTQFLDVGCGAGLKVISAAPYFDRCAGLEYDPGYAKLAAKLFRGLPHDRCRAIPGDALTWDGYHNFDVLYFFRPIRDDALLAQMEQHILDSVPEGTLLIAPYRTFVARAERNNCANVTADLWLTGSDAAGAARLRRAAELIGTDVPLQAGANVPLIWDPLIEASRRRGFEPTLRWRHPLEDDSV
- the tssA gene encoding type VI secretion system protein TssA, coding for MSIVDNLKAFSENAPSGADPEYDQDFQALERAAKPGEEKQAGTEILAAEDPDFRDVAKRAEEILGRCHDLRVAVYFTHAAGMTRGFPGLAEGTSYIRGVLEQFWDTCHPELDPDDPDDMALFRVNTLRGLVVGETVMRAVREAPMTLSNAFGRVTLRDIEVADGEREAPEGVDLITDPAAISAAFQDTDADELSAIAAAARQALEDVRAIEAVFDEKVPGQGPDLSPLAKLIYKAVHRLNEATGGDPADMPEPEEGGDAAPAAANAPAAIPGTINSPADVQKALDRILDYYRRHEPSSPLPILLERAKRLVGADFITIMKDLAPRGVENVYLIGGIEDE
- a CDS encoding VPLPA-CTERM sorting domain-containing protein yields the protein MKNALTRGAAVALLAALPVAAAASGIDATYAISGSVFDETTDSLGDAFAFAVADPAALSPSVLDSGDLADIVGEPDIFEAWNFAEGDATFGDFAFASAATTSVLSITNNGPAAIVVTYQARWLVDFDVAGNGFASAGFVVSSGTGDADSFAPDAGGTEADVTYDTDSVPGATGSVQFQRTIAGAETLSVALEAGAEGFADYADLFDSTFLSDARAYMSVVDVTAVQPNPVPLPTTLPLMVVGMGGLMLLRRRR
- the serB gene encoding phosphoserine phosphatase SerB — its product is MHVVSLIAPPGRVEPSLVESLRNAWGGGTALWLAPDEVAEFEVETVPGNFWQVWEDMQALGVDLVAQPAEGRRKAMLIADMDSTMIQQECIDELADEAGVGPRVADITARAMNGELGFEGALRERVGLLEGLDAAVIDKVLDNRITFMPGGRALIATMKANGGYCLLVSGGFTNFAARVAETLGFDAHQANTLLVADGKLTGKVSEPILGREAKVEALQRVAGERGLTMAQVMAVGDGANDLGMLGLAGAGVALHAKPSVAAQCDIRINHGDLTALLYLQGYPRDAFAA
- a CDS encoding ExeM/NucH family extracellular endonuclease, producing MSIEKTLFTGAALPGNALGLTFGDVVSDETGAVAGTPVAPLAVESLSAGTDTEETAPADADGAESDTSVAALALASTDAPAAPSFTSLLTLTLGDTAAPSVDDGIAWFSDLFLDIPAPEATDTLAALISEFHPNPAGSDPSTQTVELSGEAGAGFDLWLVSVENDGINGLVDRAENVTGTFDSNGLATVDVADLENPSFTYILTDSFTGQTGRTDIDTDDDGTVDDLSAFGSILDAVGICDSVADADVNYADDTALDGTAIAYTGAEPQLVFRDASRGDWYAVNAPGDTVVFDAAGDTIDPAEFNTDPTAIVDSFGAINPTLGDNQPLAALFSEFHPNPAGSDPSTQTVELSGEAGASFDLWLVSVENDGINGLVDRAENVTGTFDANGLATVDVADLENPSFTYILTDSFTGQTGRTDIDTDDDGTVDDLSAFGTILDAVGISDSVTDADVNYADDTALDGTAIAYTGAEPQLVFRDASRGDWYAVNAPGDTVVFDAAGDTIDPSAFDTDPTAIVDSLGNINPTLQATVANLVITEIMQNPSAVSDTAGEWFEIFNAGSAAVDLDGYVFSDNGADSFTVSGSLVVEVGDYLVFGINGDTATNGGVDVDYVYSGFFLANGDDEIVITDAAGTEIDRVEYDGGPEFPDPTGASMFLIDPEIDNAIGANWAVSTVPYGDGDLGTPGFATAPEPEVTAIGTLQGSGFSSPFEDTGEEFTIRGVVTAVFMADDEIGGFFIQDGAYADQDGTDQTGDGDDTTSDGVFVRWSGALLPQVYDIVTVTGTMIEDYGNTEISATYVTDTGNDATSITAAFVDPTFTDAEMEVFEGMYVAVVEDASDPLTGTISVTENYGLGRYGEIEVAQEVNMNPTQVIDPQTDPDAVADLAARNADERITIDDGSNVQNRDVKVLIDDGDETGLVDGAYDIEDAAGPTLRIGAEFESITGALDYAYGDWRVQYDFDGPDGGALTPVEGTNDRPDLPDVGGTLQVASFNVLNFFTTIDENGNTTLGGHDPRGADSTAEVDRQLEKLVTGILELEAEVVALQELENGGFGTDSAIATLVAALNTAEGDAVWSFVDFTLASGDAQGLIGTDAITTGMIYRNDAVTEIGNDVLVFEEASAQTTYALAEVLNQVASDDDKLGDYQRNRPSVAASFETADGAVFTVVSNHFKSKGDSNLEDVVLDAQAYVDGGGTLITQADIDALIADGNYDQGDGQGFWNAARTDAANEVAAWMESDPTGTGDSDVLILGDLNSYGQEAPIDALVDAGYTHEVGGGADDYGYTYYGEQGALDHAFSSETLASQVTGAAEWHINGDEPVFLDYNLDYEDAAFFDGDSGARSSDHDPVLVGLNLESDAPQANIIIGEGSRDRLKGTDGVDHISFGDQMRSEYATGYDDADVFIFDATVFTDGTRGIAQILDYTPGEDAIFLDGGTFDETLVRVGSSGVYLTMDGDGDRIVIHGVSDLDQITFVDEFELMA
- a CDS encoding methyl-accepting chemotaxis protein is translated as MLKRLLQMPISRRLPMITLLMVGIMALMGAVLYQRAYHHEIESVRENIAFVAQDQAARVEEWYETTARDLVLQASIPSTASAVRKLRMAVSSDKGMDKAKLAYTTDNPHPLGARQNLDKAEDGSVYSATHELLHPRFRKVFELFGYYDIFLFDPKGNLLYTVVKEADFGENFKTGPYAETGLGVVFRGALDAEPGTVATADFEPYAPSAGVPAAFLATPIFDERGTRVGVMAVQLSVEALSANLAAASILGKKGDMYLVGDDGRARTRSRFDGRFAEFDSLSDVSYIADLRRGITGPQFGVAGVTGAKSIVHTQPIDFDWGKWTLALELDQKEHLAGLMAFRNGVMVFVGIGLVLGMGLGMSSSRSITGPLASVIASIEEVAKGNYHADIEVADRLDEIGLLGRCIQDFRDKLAAAEEGEAKRERDRNAQEMVTSKLGDAMKGLAEGDLTVTLEDKFPYGFEPIRENYNRTITTVRDMLLAVVENATEIHVRAEEISSSSDDLSHRTENQAATLEETTAALDELTGSVKSAAENADGVEKVVQQARREAEDSGRVVTEAVGAMAEIQQSSEEISRVTGVIDDIAFQTNLLALNAGVEAARAGEAGRGFAVVASEVRSLAQHSSDAAKEIKQFIDKSSDHVEKGVDLVNRAGAALQHIVERVANISDLVSEIASGARDQSIGIGEINTGMTQLDQVTQQNAAMVEEATAASLTLKQEVESLRNQVARFRLSKSDAAFVPSRATAAPVAPKAAPAAPKAAPMAEEVAPRRVAAGGGGAALAVSDPAGWQDF